One Brassica napus cultivar Da-Ae chromosome C4, Da-Ae, whole genome shotgun sequence genomic region harbors:
- the LOC106396573 gene encoding 40S ribosomal protein S3-2 yields MATQISKKRKFVADGVFYAELNEVLTRELAEDGYSGVEVRVTPMRTEIIIRATRTQNVLGEKGRRFRELTSLVQKRFRFPQDSVELYAEKVANRGLCAIAQAESLRYKLLGGLAVRRACYGVLRFVMESGAKGCEVIVSGKLRAARAKSMKFKDGYMVSSGQPTKEYIDSAVRHVLLRQGVLGIKVKVMLDWDPKGVLGPKTPLPDVVIIHTPKEEDVNSAPAQVAAPAALLPEAPLTAVDYPEMIPVA; encoded by the exons ATGGCGACGCAAATCAGCAAGAAGAGGAAG TTTGTCGCCGACGGTGTGTTCTACGCCGAGTTGAACGAGGTTCTAACTAGGGAGCTAGCAGAGGATGGTTACTCAGGTGTGGAGGTTAGGGTTACTCCCATGAGGACTGAGATTATCATTAGAGCTACCCGTACCCAAAATGTTCTCG GTGAGAAGGGGAGGAGATTCAGGGAGTTGACATCTCTTGTGCAGAAGAGATTCAGATTCCCTCAAGACAGTGTTGAGCTTTACGCTGAGAAGGTTGCTAACAGAGGCCTCTGTGCCATTGCTCAGGCTGAGTCTCTCCGTTACAAGCTCCTCGGTGGTCTTGCTGTTCGCAG GGCTTGCTATGGTGTCTTGAGATTCGTCATGGAGAGTGGCGCTAAGGGATGTGAG GTGATTGTGAGTGGAAAGCTCCGTGCAGCACGTGCCAAGTCCATGAAATTCAAGGACGGTTACATGGTTTCCTCTGGTCAACCTACCAAGGAGTACATCGACTCTGCAGTCAGACATGTTCTCCTCAGACAG GGTGTGCTTGGAATCAAGGTCAAGGTCATGCTTGACTGGGACCCTAAGGGTGTACTTGGACCAAAGACACCACTACCTGATGTTGTCATCATTCATACTCCCAAGGAAGAAGATGTCAACTCCGCACCAGCTCAGGTTGCTGCTCCGGCTGCTCTTCTACCAGAAGCTCCCCTCACAGCCGTAGATTACCCTGAGATGATCCCTGTCGCCTAG